TCTAAGATGGGCATTTTTTACTAGCTGTAGTCTGTGACAATAAAGCGTCAAAAGAGAATAgccttgaggccaggtgcagtggtcacacctgtaatcccagcactttgggaggctgaggtgggtggattgcttgagcctaggagttttaagactaacctgggcaacatggcaaaaccctgtctctaccaaaaatacaaaaaattagttgggcatggcattgtgcgcctgtagtctcagctactcgggagactaatgTGGGAAACACCTAAGCCCcagaagttgagactgcagtgaaccatgatcgtgccactgcactctagcctgagtgttGGACtgtgaccttgtctcaaaaaaacaacaaaagaagagGGAATAGCTTCCAAGTTCTTGTCAGGATAGATGAGATGATCTAgtctgaaatgagatttcaaGAAGTGGCTATACCTTTAGATTAGGGATGGGAAAATTTTGCAAAGGTATGCTGAATAGGAAGATATCCCAGATTAAGGTTATAGGTTCTCAACTGGCATGTCTTGAGTGCCCATTATGTGCAAAGTCCTCTTAGTTTCTGGTAATACAAAAATGAAGATCAGAACCCTTGTCCTCAATGATCTTTAATTAGACATTGGGAGAAATTAACCAATAATAGTATGATTTAAGAACTAACAGGAATGAATACATCAGGTACCACTGGAGAAAAGAGGAATTCCTCATTCAGCTTGTGGTTAGTGGAGGCTCCCAAGAGGAGTAGACATCTTTACTGAAGCTTAAGGACCAGGAAGTCAGCTGACAAGGAAGAGGGAAGATCAGCTTAGGCAAACTCCCAGGAAGAGGGAATATCAGCTTAGGCAAACTCCCAGGAAGAGGAGAGGGCATGgggtattttggatattttatgtaacacTTTATTGCAGCTAGAATGTTCAGGGTATATGACATCATGAAGTGGCTGTAAAAGTTGAGGCTTAGAAGTGTGGTGGGCTCAGATCGGAAAGGCCCTTTTATTCCATCTAAAGAAGTTTGAAGTTTATCCTGAAGATAATGGTTTTTAATCAGTGGTACAGCAAAAGCAAATTTAAGTTTTAGAAATAGAACTATGATAAAAGTGGGTTGGATTTCACTGGAGGCTAGGTGACCAGCAAAGAAGTTATTACAGTAATCTAGTGTGAGTAATGAAGGGAGCCAGTTCTGGCAATAAGAATGAGAAGGGTAATAGCAATAACATTCAATAAACGTGGCATCAGTAAATTGTTTGGTATATATTGGAACATTTTAATAAACTTGGAACACTTACTGCATTATGTCCATTGTCCCTGAAGCTTGAGAGAAGGTAGAGAGaaaacttattttatataaaaaattttgaGTGCTGTGTCTTAGAATAATGTTCAGTTCTTAATGAATAAGGGTGAATTTTCTAGTAAGAGAATGCTAGGTGCTGTGTAGTGAATAACAGGTTAATtctacagaataaaaaatgaacccttatgattttttaaaaagtaataaactgTTAACTTTCCCActgaattttaaagtaatatcTCTTTGCGATAGACACCCAGAAAACATGGgaaatttacaacaaaaatagaaattaccTGTAGTGTCAGTCCAAAGAAAAACGATCtaataacaaataattttcttctttatatgatAGGTTGGGTACCAgtggagaaaaacaacaaacagtATTGCTGGCATTCCTCTGTAGTTAATTATGAATTTGAAATTGCCCTGGTACTAAAACATCATCCTGATGATTCTGGACTTTTGGAAATTAGTGCAGTGCCACTTTCAGATCTCTTAGAACAAACACTGGAGCTCATAGGAACAAATATCAATGGAAACCCATATGGTGAGTGAAGACTTTTTCTTGTTCAGTTATTGTAACTGACATTTATAAAGAGAACTTTCTAGGTCAActtaaaaaacatacacacactaaAGAAATGACTAACAAATTTGAGTTAGTTTCCTAGGATTATATCCATTTCTGTTAACTTTACATTCACAGAGAAATGAAACCATTTTATTAATCCAAAAGGTTGATTTTTACCCTCATTCTTTCCTGTAATAACATTACACAACTATATATGAAAAGTAATGACTCAGTTGTAACCcccttgcttttaaaaattcaggtgAGTTGAGTCGATTGATGAAAATGCACTTTTCATGGTTATTATAGCATCAATTTAAATAGCCAACGGTATAAAGAATTGGCAATGAATAATACCATGTTAAgtatcaaaatatatatcatgatGAATTGAGTGCAAGTACTGAGAGCACTATGGGTTACACCTTGCTGACAAGGGGATGGGAAGACAGACCTAAGGATGCTAAAGCTATAATAGAAAAATCCTATATAGAGATCAAAAGGAGACTGCCAGGTGTAAAGAAGCTAAGATGGTAGTTAGACAAGTTATCAGAGATACAGTGCAGCTGTTTGGCAAATGTTGAAGAATAGTTGAATGTGGCCAGTGCCACACTGGTACCAAAGGTTGGTAGACTTTTTCTGCCAAATGCCAGAGTAGGTATTTTAAGTTTTGTAGGCCACTCTTCTGAAAGGAGCTACAGACAGTACTTACATGAGTGGGTGCGGCTGTGTTCATGGAAAACTATTTACAAAAAAAGCTATCTGTCCAGACTTGACCTGCAGGTCATAGTTTGCTGAACCGTGGTGGAGAGTACACCAAGGTGGAATTTAGAGTTATTGGAATAAGGTGCCAGTGCACTGGGTTATATTCTTTTTAAGGAAACCAACCAGCCTTTCTACCTTTATTCCTAAGTGTTTCAAAAGACTTTATTTGAAGAGGTACgttttctagttctttctgaAAGTTCCTTTAAATGAATATGGCTAATGGCAAATTTTCCCACTTAGGGTTAGGGAGCAAGAAACATCCATTACATCTTCTTATACCACATGGAGCATTTCAAATAAGAAATCTACCTTCATTGAAGCACAATGATCTCGTGTCCTGGTTTGAAGATTGCAAAGAGGGTAAAATTGAAGGAATAGTGTGGCATTGCAGTGATGGCTGTTTAATAAAGGTAATGGCAAAAATAGTTCCGGTGGGGTTATGTCATCTTATATTCCTACAATAGAGTAGAAGTGACACTAAAATTCTCTCTACAAATGGCAGCAATTCTTATTTGCagtaaagaaatttaattttctcatccCATGTACCACCATTTTTTAAGAGGTAAAACAGTGCTTCCCAGTGTGTATTGTGTGGGGCATTGATCATAACAGGTGTGCTTCAGAATTAAAGTGATAACTATATATCCCCTGCATGGAAATTCATGTTGCACAGTAGTGCTCTCAGAGACATCTTGTACTAACTTAACTCAGCATCTCCCAGACTTGAGTGTAGAATCTGTTGAGTAAAAAGAGTGCCAAGGGAGCAGTTGATATATACAGAATGAATTATCTTATACGTTGTTCCCTTTCTGTCTCCTGGACTTGTCTATTTGATTTCTCACAAGTACCTGAAATTCATAATATTCAAAACTGGGCCTAGTTGTAACTCTCTGAGTCCACATAATTCACTGAAGTAAAAACTTGGATATTAATTTTAACCCCTCTTTTCATTACTTCATACATCCAGTTATCAATTCCTAACAGTTCTAATCTATGTACTTCTTCCCAactgttaattttaatttaagcCAAGATTCATGCTTTAACTATCATATCACCCTCCAAAAATAGTATCTTTCAGTTTTAGCCCTGTCCTCTCCATTCTTCACAAATGAATGAGCATATTACTTTCCTGCATAAATCTGTTCAGTTACATTAAATATTCATGATCTGGCCCCTACTTAATTTCCCAGAACTGCTCTCCACCTCTGCCCCCGCAAACACATTCACATTGTGTTTGCTGTAACCATATTTACATGATTGCAATTAGAGCAAAAAACTCCATTCTATCATATAACATTCCTTTTAATTAGAATGCCTCCTTGCCCACATTTTTCAGGTAGCTAGTCTGTACTCAGCAACAGGCTCTATGATTCATAACATTTAATGGAGCCCCTGATAATGTTCTTGGCATGTTTCCAGGTGCTGGACATACACAGTCAACAAAACAAGGTGTCTGCCTTCATGAAGCTCACATTCTAATGgggaagatagatagatagatagatagacaataaacaaatatgtaatatGTCAGGAGAAGaacagctataaaaaaaaaaaaacagtaagataaAGTGGAGTCTTACCCAGTACCTGGCAGACAGTGGGCACTCAAATATTTCTAAGTGAATGAAGATAGCATCTGTATGCTAAAGCTAataccttttttctctttccaggtCCATCGCCATCATCTTGGCTTATGCTGGCCAATTCCAGATACTTAcatgaattcaagaccagttATTATCAACATGAACCTGAACAAATGTGACTCTGCCTTTGATATTAAGTGtttgtttaatcattttttaaaaatagataatcaGAAATTTGTTAGACTCAAAGATATAATATTTGatgtataaaatgcaaataaaattagtTTATCATTATATTCTAATCTTGAATATTctaccatatttaaaaatatctcaagGTTTCTGTTCATTATGAAACATCAATATGTTTTCTACCATTTGTGAAGAAATGAATTTTCCAGTTTCAAGTACCtattcaaaattttattaaaaaccagCAAATTAATTTTAATCTCTAGCCATAAAAACATAAGTAATAGTAAGCTCCTAAGCTTGTACAAAGGCTGGATTCTCTCCACTATAACTGAGTGGTAATTTAAAGACAACAATTTAATGATGTCactcattttcaaaattaaatagttTAAGCTCAATTTAATTTTGCTAGATATTTAACAAAACATACGGCTCAACCTCATAacctatatgtgtgtatgtctacatctgtatatatatcaTAGGATTTGAGAATCTTAACACatgtataaataagtatatataaactccaattttaaatattaaaattgctGAATTTACCctcatattctttaaaaaacttaaaGCATTATGAATGTAGAGAAATTCACCATAGCTCACTGCCTATTTGATGGCCGTAACAAGTCTTCAAGTATATACTTTTATAATAAGTtgaaaatttcatataattttatttattaagaattCCAATCTAAGTATAAAGGTACAAGGTAGTGAGAA
The Pan troglodytes isolate AG18354 chromosome 10, NHGRI_mPanTro3-v2.0_pri, whole genome shotgun sequence genome window above contains:
- the RLIG1 gene encoding RNA ligase 1, which gives rise to MKRLGSVQRKIPCVFVTEVKEEPSSKREHQPFKVLATETISHKALDADIYSAIPTEKVDGTCCYVTTYKDQPYLWARLDRKPNKQAEKRFKNFLHSKENPKEFFWNVEEDFKPAPECWIPAKETEQINGNPVPDENGHIPGWVPVEKNNKQYCWHSSVVNYEFEIALVLKHHPDDSGLLEISAVPLSDLLEQTLELIGTNINGNPYGLGSKKHPLHLLIPHGAFQIRNLPSLKHNDLVSWFEDCKEGKIEGIVWHCSDGCLIKVHRHHLGLCWPIPDTYMNSRPVIINMNLNKCDSAFDIKCLFNHFLKIDNQKFVRLKDIIFDV